A single window of Nocardioides kongjuensis DNA harbors:
- a CDS encoding nucleotide sugar dehydrogenase translates to MKITVVGAGYVGLSNAVLLAQHNDVWVLDVDAARIEAVNERRSPIVDPELEEHLRRPELSLQATRDARAAYADASYVVVATPTNYDPETDRFDTSTVERVTKAALAANPAATVVIKSTVPVGYTNTLRERHPAASILFSPEFLREGRALHDNLHPSRIVVGSDTEPGRLFAKLLLQGAVEEDVPVLFTGSTEAEAIKLFANTYLALRVAYFNELDTYAATHGLATRQIIEGVGLDPRIGGHYNNPSFGYGGYCLPKDTRQLQANYRDVPQNLISAIVDANTTRKDFIADDVLRRNPKVVGIHRLTMKAGSDNFRESAVQGVMKRIKAKGVKVVVFEPELDQKRFFGSKVIKDLDTFKAKADVIIANRRTDALDDVADKVYTRDVYGRD, encoded by the coding sequence ATGAAGATCACCGTGGTGGGGGCCGGTTACGTCGGCCTGTCCAACGCCGTGCTGCTCGCGCAGCACAACGACGTGTGGGTGCTCGACGTCGACGCCGCCCGGATCGAGGCGGTCAACGAGCGCCGCTCGCCGATCGTCGACCCCGAGCTCGAGGAGCACCTGCGCCGGCCCGAGCTGTCGCTGCAGGCGACCCGGGACGCGCGGGCGGCGTACGCCGACGCGTCGTACGTCGTCGTCGCGACGCCGACGAACTACGACCCCGAGACCGACCGCTTCGACACCTCGACCGTCGAGCGGGTCACGAAGGCGGCGCTGGCGGCCAACCCCGCCGCGACCGTCGTCATCAAGTCGACCGTGCCGGTCGGCTACACGAACACCCTGCGCGAGCGGCACCCCGCCGCGTCGATCCTGTTCAGCCCCGAGTTCCTGCGCGAGGGCCGGGCGTTGCACGACAACCTGCACCCGTCGCGGATCGTGGTCGGCTCCGACACCGAGCCCGGCCGGCTGTTCGCCAAGCTGCTGCTCCAGGGTGCGGTCGAGGAGGACGTGCCGGTGCTGTTCACCGGCTCCACCGAGGCCGAGGCGATCAAGCTGTTCGCCAACACCTACCTCGCGCTGCGCGTGGCGTACTTCAACGAGCTCGACACGTACGCCGCCACCCACGGCCTCGCGACCCGGCAGATCATCGAGGGTGTCGGCCTCGACCCGCGCATCGGCGGGCACTACAACAACCCGTCCTTCGGGTACGGCGGCTACTGCCTCCCGAAGGACACCCGGCAGCTGCAGGCGAACTACCGCGACGTCCCGCAGAACCTGATCAGCGCGATCGTCGACGCCAACACCACTCGCAAGGACTTCATCGCCGACGACGTGCTGCGCCGCAACCCGAAGGTCGTCGGGATCCACCGGCTCACCATGAAGGCGGGATCGGACAACTTCCGCGAGTCCGCGGTGCAGGGCGTGATGAAGCGGATCAAGGCGAAGGGCGTGAAGGTCGTCGTGTTCGAGCCCGAGCTGGACCAGAAGCGGTTCTTCGGCTCGAAGGTGATCAAGGACCTCGACACCTTCAAGGCGAAGGCCGACGTCATCATCGCGAACCGGCGCACCGACGCCCTCGACGACGTCGCGGACAAGGTCTACACGCGCGACGTCTACGGCCGCGACTGA
- a CDS encoding DUF4143 domain-containing protein, whose amino-acid sequence MAADFVARLGSRGTVPGDLRTSWDLERYVAAMARTVTDDELLRIAGQTRAVRRTDPARLAALLAALADPPMGELNKARLGAAAGIPPTTLQPYVDVLVEIGVLRLLPGSRSSAAKRAIGRPRVVFDDPALARHLAGHTPADLLAFSGRHELAPLLRTVVAAELLRQQGTSAVEHRVAHLRERNGLEVDLVVELPDDSVFGIEVRTAAGLRPHQFTSLHALERRAGGRFRGGVVLNTAQRGHVYGPRLWSLPIATLWDQ is encoded by the coding sequence GTGGCCGCCGACTTCGTCGCCCGTCTGGGCTCCCGGGGAACCGTCCCGGGTGACCTGCGGACCTCCTGGGACCTCGAACGGTACGTCGCCGCGATGGCCCGCACCGTGACCGACGACGAGCTGCTGCGGATCGCGGGGCAGACACGTGCGGTCCGGCGTACCGACCCGGCACGGCTGGCGGCGCTGCTCGCAGCGCTCGCGGACCCGCCGATGGGCGAGCTCAACAAGGCCCGGCTCGGTGCCGCGGCAGGCATCCCGCCCACCACCCTCCAGCCGTACGTCGACGTCCTGGTCGAGATCGGCGTGCTCCGGCTGCTGCCGGGGTCGCGCTCGTCGGCGGCGAAGCGGGCCATCGGGCGCCCCCGCGTGGTGTTCGACGACCCGGCCCTGGCCCGGCACCTGGCCGGTCACACGCCGGCTGACCTCCTCGCCTTCTCCGGCCGGCACGAGCTGGCGCCGCTGCTGCGAACCGTGGTCGCGGCCGAGCTGCTGCGGCAACAGGGGACCAGTGCCGTCGAGCACCGGGTCGCCCACCTGCGCGAGCGCAACGGTCTCGAGGTCGACCTGGTCGTCGAGCTGCCCGACGACAGCGTGTTCGGGATCGAGGTACGCACCGCCGCCGGCCTGCGCCCGCACCAGTTCACCTCGCTGCACGCGCTCGAGCGGCGCGCCGGCGGACGTTTCCGGGGCGGCGTGGTCCTCAACACCGCGCAGCGCGGCCACGTCTACGGGCCGCGGCTGTGGAGCCTGCCGATCGCGACCCTGTGGGACCAGTGA
- the cysD gene encoding sulfate adenylyltransferase subunit CysD: MTQTHSDYRLSQLDQLEAESIHIFREVAAEFEKPVLMFSGGKDSIVMLRLAEKAFYPAKIPFSILQVDTGLDFPEVMETRDRWVARLGVNLVVASIDDAIKNGIIPDAAKISRNRLQIPTLLNAIEENGFTAAFGGGRRDEEKARAKERVYSHRDEFGQWDPKNQRPELWSLYNGRLHEGEHMRIFPISNWTELDVWDYIGREGIEIPSIYYSHQRRVFVRDGMLMSETPLNPLREGEVVEERTVRFRTCGDITLTGCVESTASTIAEIIDEVAVARKTERGATRGDDRFSEAAMEDRKKEGYF, translated from the coding sequence ATGACGCAGACGCACAGCGACTACCGCCTCAGCCAGCTGGACCAGCTGGAGGCAGAGTCGATCCACATCTTCCGCGAGGTCGCGGCCGAGTTCGAGAAGCCGGTCCTGATGTTCTCGGGCGGCAAGGACTCCATCGTCATGCTCCGGCTGGCGGAGAAGGCCTTCTACCCGGCGAAGATCCCGTTCTCGATCCTCCAGGTCGACACCGGCCTGGACTTCCCCGAGGTCATGGAGACCCGGGACCGCTGGGTCGCCCGGCTCGGCGTGAACCTCGTGGTGGCGAGCATCGACGACGCGATCAAGAACGGGATCATCCCCGACGCCGCGAAGATCAGCCGCAACCGCCTGCAGATCCCGACGCTGCTCAACGCGATCGAGGAGAACGGCTTCACCGCCGCCTTCGGTGGCGGTCGCCGCGACGAGGAGAAGGCCCGCGCCAAGGAGCGCGTCTACTCCCACCGCGACGAGTTCGGCCAGTGGGACCCGAAGAACCAGCGCCCCGAGCTCTGGAGCCTCTACAACGGCCGCCTGCACGAGGGCGAGCACATGCGGATCTTCCCGATCTCCAACTGGACCGAGCTCGACGTCTGGGACTACATCGGCCGCGAGGGCATCGAGATCCCGAGCATCTACTACTCCCACCAGCGCCGCGTGTTCGTGCGCGACGGCATGCTGATGAGCGAGACCCCGCTCAACCCGCTGCGCGAGGGCGAGGTCGTCGAGGAGCGGACCGTGCGGTTCCGCACCTGCGGCGACATCACGCTGACCGGCTGCGTCGAGAGCACCGCGTCCACGATCGCCGAGATCATCGACGAGGTCGCCGTGGCCCGCAAGACCGAGCGCGGCGCGACCCGCGGCGACGACCGGTTCTCCGAGGCTGCCATGGAGGACCGCAAGAAGGAGGGCTACTTCTGA
- a CDS encoding sulfate adenylyltransferase subunit 1 gives MAGTNTGTGMDLLRFATAGSVDDGKSTLIGRLLLDSKSIFEDQLEAVEATSEAKGYDYTDLALLTDGLRSEREQGITIDVAYRYFATPNRKFIIADTPGHVQYTRNMVTGASTADLGLVLVDARQGLTEQSRRHAVILSLLRVPHLVLAVNKMDLVDFDQSIYENIYREFTQFATKLNVPDLEVIPISALQGDNVVTRSENMPWYSGPTLMHHLEHVHVASDRDLIDARFPVQYVIRPKSDEFHDYRGYAGQVAGGVLKPGDEVVVLPSGMTSKIARIDLFDQEITEAFPPMSVTVHLEDDVDVSRGDMIARVKNAPAPSQDIDAMVCWMTTAPLQPRQKLAIKHTTRTGRALVKDIQYRLDVNTLHRDQATNELGVNEIGRVTLRTTVPLLCDPYSKNRTTGSFILIDEATGVTVGAGMING, from the coding sequence ATGGCCGGCACCAACACCGGAACTGGCATGGACCTGCTCCGCTTCGCGACCGCTGGCTCGGTCGACGACGGCAAGTCGACCCTCATCGGGCGCCTGCTGCTCGACTCGAAGTCGATCTTCGAGGACCAGCTCGAGGCGGTCGAGGCCACCAGCGAGGCGAAGGGGTACGACTACACCGACCTCGCGCTGCTGACCGACGGCCTGCGCTCCGAGCGCGAGCAGGGCATCACGATCGACGTGGCGTACCGCTACTTCGCGACGCCCAACCGCAAGTTCATCATCGCCGACACCCCGGGCCACGTGCAGTACACGCGCAACATGGTCACCGGCGCCTCGACCGCCGACCTCGGCCTGGTGCTCGTCGACGCCCGCCAGGGCCTCACCGAGCAGTCGCGCCGGCACGCGGTGATCCTGTCGCTGCTGCGCGTCCCGCACCTCGTGCTGGCCGTGAACAAGATGGACCTCGTCGACTTCGACCAGAGCATCTACGAGAACATCTACCGCGAGTTCACGCAGTTCGCGACCAAGCTCAACGTGCCCGACCTCGAGGTCATCCCGATCTCGGCGCTGCAGGGCGACAACGTCGTGACCCGCTCCGAGAACATGCCGTGGTACTCCGGTCCCACGCTCATGCACCACCTCGAACACGTGCACGTCGCCTCCGACCGCGACCTGATCGACGCGCGCTTCCCGGTGCAGTACGTCATCCGCCCGAAGTCGGACGAGTTCCACGACTACCGCGGCTACGCCGGCCAGGTCGCCGGTGGCGTCCTCAAGCCGGGCGACGAGGTCGTCGTACTGCCCTCCGGCATGACCTCGAAGATCGCCAGGATCGACCTGTTCGACCAGGAGATCACCGAGGCCTTCCCGCCGATGAGCGTGACGGTCCACCTCGAGGACGACGTCGACGTCTCGCGCGGCGACATGATCGCGCGGGTCAAGAACGCCCCGGCCCCGAGCCAGGACATCGACGCGATGGTCTGCTGGATGACCACCGCCCCGCTGCAGCCGCGGCAGAAGCTGGCGATCAAGCACACGACCCGCACGGGCCGCGCGCTGGTCAAGGACATCCAGTACCGCCTCGACGTCAACACGCTGCACCGCGACCAGGCGACCAACGAGCTCGGCGTCAACGAGATCGGCCGCGTCACGCTGCGCACCACGGTGCCGCTGCTGTGCGACCCGTACTCCAAGAACCGCACCACCGGCTCGTTCATCCTGATCGACGAGGCGACCGGCGTGACCGTCGGCGCGGGCATGATCAACGGCTGA
- a CDS encoding YgfZ/GcvT domain-containing protein: MTAHLTRTSPLLALPGAVAGEGIDAGVAAHYGSLYGEQRALAAGEGFVDLSHRDVFRVAGPDRLSWLHSITTQYFDGLPAGKWISGLVLSPQGHVEHAFTGVDDGEAFTAHTEPGRAAALIEFLERMKFMMRVEITDVSGDLAVAWRPVGTGRHDLVPRDQLASYADAAGPAAGLWAFEALRIERGEPRFGIDTDERTIPNEVGWIADEPWNAVHLDKGCYRGQETVARVHNLGKPPRRLTLLHLDGSENRLPAPGTEVLPEAGGRAVGVVGSSARHHELGPIALALLKRNTDVAAQLVVDGLPAAQEVVVDPEVGLHFRPHR, from the coding sequence ATGACCGCCCACCTGACCCGCACCAGCCCCCTCCTCGCCCTCCCCGGCGCCGTCGCCGGCGAGGGCATCGACGCCGGGGTCGCGGCCCACTACGGCAGCCTGTACGGCGAGCAGCGGGCTCTCGCGGCCGGCGAGGGCTTCGTCGACCTCTCCCACCGTGACGTGTTCCGCGTCGCCGGCCCGGACCGGCTGAGCTGGCTGCACTCGATCACCACCCAGTACTTCGACGGCCTGCCCGCCGGGAAATGGATCTCCGGCCTCGTCCTCTCGCCGCAGGGCCACGTCGAGCACGCCTTCACCGGCGTCGACGACGGCGAGGCGTTCACCGCCCACACCGAGCCCGGCCGTGCGGCCGCGCTGATCGAGTTCCTCGAGCGGATGAAGTTCATGATGCGCGTCGAGATCACCGACGTGAGCGGCGACCTCGCCGTCGCGTGGCGCCCGGTCGGCACCGGCCGCCACGACCTGGTGCCTCGCGACCAGCTGGCGTCGTACGCCGACGCGGCGGGGCCGGCTGCCGGTCTGTGGGCCTTCGAGGCACTGCGCATCGAGCGTGGCGAGCCGCGCTTCGGCATCGACACCGACGAGCGCACCATCCCCAACGAGGTCGGCTGGATCGCCGACGAGCCGTGGAACGCCGTCCACCTCGACAAGGGCTGCTACCGCGGCCAGGAGACGGTCGCCAGGGTCCACAACCTCGGCAAGCCGCCCCGTCGGCTCACCCTGCTCCACCTCGACGGCTCCGAGAACCGGCTCCCCGCGCCCGGGACCGAGGTGCTGCCCGAGGCCGGCGGCCGCGCGGTCGGCGTCGTCGGCTCCTCGGCCCGCCACCACGAGCTCGGCCCGATCGCGCTCGCGCTGCTCAAGCGCAACACCGACGTCGCCGCCCAGCTCGTCGTCGACGGGCTGCCCGCCGCTCAGGAGGTCGTCGTCGACCCCGAGGTCGGCCTGCACTTCCGCCCCCACCGCTGA
- a CDS encoding adenylyltransferase/cytidyltransferase family protein yields the protein MTTVLTYGTFDLFHIGHLRLIERLAGMGDRLVVGVSTDEFNAGKGKRSVVSYDDRAAIVGAIKGVDLVLPERSWDQKRADIVEHGVDLFVMGDDWAGKFDDLSDVCEVRYLPRTSGVSSTEIKEMLRTLDPAHIEEMQAALGTLTRLLEHYRDLT from the coding sequence GTGACCACCGTGCTGACCTACGGCACCTTCGACCTGTTCCACATCGGCCACCTGCGGCTGATCGAGCGCCTCGCCGGGATGGGCGACCGCCTGGTCGTGGGCGTCTCGACCGACGAGTTCAACGCGGGCAAGGGCAAGAGGTCGGTCGTGTCGTACGACGACCGCGCTGCCATCGTCGGCGCGATCAAGGGCGTCGACCTGGTGCTGCCGGAGCGCTCGTGGGACCAGAAGCGTGCCGACATCGTCGAGCACGGTGTCGACCTGTTCGTGATGGGCGACGACTGGGCCGGGAAGTTCGACGACCTCTCCGACGTTTGCGAGGTGAGGTACCTGCCGCGCACCTCGGGTGTGTCGAGCACCGAGATCAAGGAGATGCTCCGCACGCTCGACCCGGCCCACATCGAGGAGATGCAGGCAGCCCTCGGCACCCTCACCCGCCTCCTCGAGCACTACCGGGACCTCACATGA
- a CDS encoding transcriptional repressor, with the protein MPEEADWRAALREKGYRLTPQRELILGAVDALGHATPDEVLAHVQQTVSTINASTVYRTLEVLEELGLVRHAHLTDRAPTYHSTRGHVHFHLVCRGCGDVISVDEAEAAPFVAALAARGFVADLGHLTVHGRCARCEGATP; encoded by the coding sequence GTGCCTGAGGAGGCAGACTGGCGGGCAGCCCTCCGCGAGAAGGGCTACCGCCTCACGCCCCAGCGCGAGCTGATCCTCGGCGCGGTCGACGCGCTCGGCCACGCCACCCCCGACGAGGTGCTGGCCCACGTCCAGCAGACGGTGAGCACGATCAACGCCTCCACCGTCTACCGCACGCTCGAGGTGCTCGAGGAGCTGGGCCTGGTCCGGCACGCGCACCTCACGGACCGCGCGCCGACGTACCACTCGACGCGCGGGCACGTGCACTTCCACCTGGTGTGCCGCGGCTGCGGCGACGTGATCTCCGTGGACGAGGCCGAGGCGGCCCCCTTCGTCGCCGCCCTCGCCGCCCGGGGATTCGTCGCCGACCTCGGCCACCTCACCGTCCACGGGCGCTGCGCCCGCTGCGAAGGAGCGACCCCGTGA
- a CDS encoding heme-binding beta-barrel domain-containing protein yields the protein MAFELPDNLHPNCGPIAWMLGTWRGNGHGDYPTIDSFQFGQELIFTHDGRPFFHYMARSWIIDENNEKVRDAAIETGFIRGVGEGRFEILLTHNTGIAEIWHGEADNGKFEWTTDAVARTETAKEYTAGKRLYGNVEGDLLYAFDMAAMGQPLQPHLWARLKRA from the coding sequence GTGGCCTTCGAACTTCCCGACAACCTGCACCCCAACTGCGGACCGATCGCGTGGATGCTCGGCACGTGGCGTGGCAACGGCCACGGCGACTACCCGACGATCGACTCGTTCCAGTTCGGCCAGGAGCTGATCTTCACCCACGACGGGCGCCCGTTCTTCCACTACATGGCGCGCTCGTGGATCATCGACGAGAACAACGAGAAGGTCCGCGACGCCGCGATCGAGACCGGGTTCATCCGCGGTGTCGGCGAGGGCCGCTTCGAGATCCTGCTGACCCACAACACGGGCATCGCGGAGATCTGGCACGGCGAGGCCGACAACGGCAAGTTCGAGTGGACCACCGACGCGGTGGCCCGCACCGAGACCGCCAAGGAGTACACCGCCGGCAAGCGCCTCTACGGCAACGTCGAGGGCGACCTGCTCTACGCGTTCGACATGGCTGCGATGGGCCAGCCCCTCCAGCCGCACCTGTGGGCGAGGCTCAAGCGTGCCTGA
- a CDS encoding DsrE family protein: protein MSRSLVVKVTCGADDPERCNQAFTVAAAAAVSGVPVSIWLTGEAAWLAVPGRSAELELPLATPLPDLVDAILASGSVTVCAQCAARRSLSEADLLAGVRIAGAPVFVEEVLGEGVQALVY from the coding sequence ATGTCGCGCAGCCTCGTCGTGAAGGTCACCTGCGGAGCCGACGACCCGGAGCGCTGCAACCAGGCCTTCACCGTGGCCGCTGCGGCCGCCGTCTCGGGCGTCCCGGTCTCGATCTGGCTCACCGGGGAGGCCGCCTGGCTGGCGGTCCCCGGCCGCTCCGCCGAGCTCGAGCTGCCGCTCGCGACGCCCCTGCCCGACCTGGTCGACGCGATCCTGGCCTCGGGCTCGGTGACCGTGTGCGCGCAGTGCGCGGCACGGCGCTCGCTGTCGGAGGCCGACCTGCTGGCCGGCGTACGCATCGCGGGGGCGCCGGTGTTCGTCGAGGAAGTCCTGGGTGAGGGCGTCCAGGCCCTCGTCTACTGA
- a CDS encoding SGNH/GDSL hydrolase family protein yields MRRASALLLAAALAVTLSACEKSTASKREYVALGDSYTAGPLIGRADGRNGCVRSRNNYPHLLAKKAELDLTDVSCSAAPTEAAEGEQKIRTRSIAPQLDAVEPSTDLVTIGLGLNDLGLSVRVFIKCVQLGMSDPDGAPCTEADQAAGANDIQAALDQMPDRIGGVVDAVRSKAPKAEVVLVGYPTIFPAEGTCSELGIAAADVPLVQHVVDSLNATMASVADERGATYLDTATPSRGHDICADDPWIAGSAPAKGRRGLAWHPYAEEQVMIADLLADLV; encoded by the coding sequence ATGCGTCGCGCCTCCGCCCTGCTCCTGGCGGCCGCCCTGGCGGTCACGCTCAGCGCCTGTGAGAAGTCCACCGCCTCGAAGCGCGAGTACGTCGCGCTCGGCGACTCCTACACCGCCGGTCCCCTGATCGGGCGCGCCGACGGGCGCAACGGCTGCGTGCGCTCGCGCAACAACTACCCGCACCTGCTGGCGAAGAAGGCGGAGCTCGACCTCACCGACGTCAGCTGCTCGGCGGCGCCCACCGAGGCCGCCGAGGGCGAGCAGAAGATCCGGACGCGCTCGATCGCGCCGCAGCTCGACGCGGTGGAGCCCTCCACGGACCTGGTCACGATCGGGCTCGGCCTCAACGACCTCGGCCTCTCGGTCCGGGTGTTCATCAAGTGCGTGCAGCTGGGCATGAGCGACCCCGACGGGGCGCCGTGCACCGAGGCGGACCAGGCGGCCGGCGCCAACGACATCCAGGCGGCGCTCGACCAGATGCCGGACCGGATCGGCGGGGTCGTCGACGCGGTCCGCTCGAAGGCGCCGAAGGCCGAGGTCGTGCTGGTGGGCTACCCCACGATCTTCCCGGCCGAGGGCACCTGCAGCGAGCTCGGTATCGCGGCGGCCGACGTACCGCTGGTCCAGCACGTCGTCGACAGCCTCAACGCGACGATGGCGTCGGTGGCCGACGAGCGCGGAGCGACGTACCTCGACACCGCGACGCCGAGCCGCGGCCACGACATCTGCGCCGACGACCCGTGGATCGCCGGCTCGGCGCCGGCCAAGGGCCGCCGCGGGCTCGCCTGGCACCCGTACGCCGAGGAGCAGGTCATGATCGCCGACCTGCTCGCCGACCTGGTCTGA
- the dtd gene encoding D-aminoacyl-tRNA deacylase, producing MRAVLQRVASASVVVDGEVVGAIDSPGLLVYLGVTHSDGDAEVAWMARKIRDLRILEEERSVGETGGPVLVVSQFTLYGDARKGRRPTWIAAAPGPVSEPLYEAVCDALAAAGTPVHKGVFGADMKVSSVNDGPFTVLLETP from the coding sequence GTGCGCGCGGTGCTCCAGCGGGTCGCCTCCGCCTCGGTGGTCGTCGACGGAGAGGTGGTCGGAGCGATCGACTCCCCCGGGCTGCTCGTCTACCTCGGCGTCACGCACTCCGACGGCGACGCCGAGGTCGCCTGGATGGCCCGCAAGATCCGGGACCTGCGGATCCTCGAGGAGGAACGGTCGGTCGGCGAGACCGGCGGGCCCGTGCTGGTGGTCTCCCAGTTCACGCTCTACGGCGACGCCCGCAAGGGCCGTCGCCCCACCTGGATCGCCGCCGCCCCGGGCCCGGTCAGCGAGCCGCTCTACGAGGCGGTGTGCGATGCACTGGCCGCCGCCGGGACACCCGTCCACAAGGGCGTGTTCGGCGCGGACATGAAGGTGAGCTCGGTCAACGACGGACCGTTCACCGTGCTGCTCGAGACCCCCTGA
- a CDS encoding DUF4395 domain-containing protein: MSATAPTVAGIDPRGPRFTASITLVVFAVALVLSDAAPGVAAVLTGIQAVLFAIGAGLGVHRTPTGVLFRRLVRPRLAPPDHLEDPAPPRFAQAVGLVFAVVATLGLATGAVLLGQVFAAFAFVAAFLNAVFAFCLGCEMYLLGLRLLRRI, encoded by the coding sequence ATGTCCGCGACTGCTCCCACCGTCGCCGGCATCGACCCCCGCGGTCCCCGCTTCACCGCGTCGATCACCCTGGTCGTCTTCGCGGTCGCGCTCGTGCTGTCCGACGCCGCGCCCGGTGTGGCCGCCGTGCTGACCGGCATCCAGGCCGTGCTCTTCGCGATCGGCGCCGGGCTCGGCGTCCACAGGACGCCGACCGGGGTGCTCTTCCGGCGCCTGGTCAGGCCGCGCCTGGCTCCTCCCGACCACCTCGAGGACCCCGCACCGCCGCGCTTCGCCCAGGCCGTCGGGCTGGTCTTCGCCGTCGTCGCCACCCTCGGCCTCGCCACCGGCGCGGTGCTCCTCGGCCAGGTCTTCGCCGCGTTCGCCTTCGTCGCGGCCTTCCTCAACGCGGTCTTCGCGTTCTGCCTCGGCTGCGAGATGTACCTGCTCGGGTTGCGTCTTCTGCGTCGTATCTGA